The sequence below is a genomic window from Myxococcales bacterium.
CGCCATCGAGATCGGCAGGCTGGATGCTGAAACGGTCCGATGGCTGCTGCTCCGACGTATCCGCCGTTTGGCAATCGACCGAATCGATGACTGTCGCCGGCCGGATCAAGTGCCGCGCCGACGCGTCCCAATACCCGGCCACCCGCGACGCCACGGTCTCCCACTCGGCGCCCGGTGGCCCGCCATACAGATCGGAGGGACCTGGATCCTGGGCCCGCCAGCACCGTCACCGTCCAAGGGACGCAGCGATGCGCCACCGGTACCGCCGGATCCGACCAGACGACGCGGCTGCTCTCTCGCTGCAATCGACGGCGCCGCTCGTGCACGCGGCACCAGGCTGATTGCTGTCGCAATAGCTCGGAAGCTGTTGCTTGTGCGTCGCCGCCGCCGTCATCAGGCAAGCCCACGCAAACTGCGCCGCACCGCCCGTCGTGTGCACCGGGTAGCCCACGGGTTTTGCGTGCTCGCGGATACACGCGCGTCGTCGCGTAACGCGTCGGCGCCTTGCTCCGGTCCGTGAGCTTGACGAAAGCGTCGAAGCCATCACTACCGTTCGAGAGCGAAACGTCGAGCCGCGTCCCCGTCGCGTCGTATTGAAGGATCGCTCCAGCCGTCGCTGTCCAGATCCGGCGAGCTGCGCCGTCGCGTTGTACCGCCGCCCCAGGCCCTTCGCAAGAAACGACCGCCTGGTACCCAGGTGCACCTTCGCCGTGCCGCTCCCCGTGATGAGCACCAGATCGGCGCACACCATCGCCATTGACGTCGCCCATGCGCACCGCGCCTGCGCCGGCCTTCGTCGTCGGTGCCCCACAACTCCGTCGTAAACGCCGGCAGCGGCGTCGGCGGCCACTCGCCGTGGTCGCCCCGGCATCGGCTCGCCATCGAAGCCGATCGGAGACACCCGTCCCCACCGGACACCTCGTTGAAGGCGCGGTGCACCCAAAACGTGACCGCCCTCTCGTGCGGCAGAATCCGCGCGCCCGTCGCCATCCAGATCGCCCTAGGCGCAGGTTGTCGACTGCCCAGCCCCGTAGGGGGCGAAACGGGCCGCGCGTCGTCACCTTCGGAGAGGTGGAAATGCAGCAACCGCTTCATTGTCAGGCGGAAGAGATCTATCCGGCCGTCGCCGTTGAAGTCCGCCACGCGAAGCCGCTTGGTGTCGCTGATGCCGTTCGCGAAGAGCGACGTCGTGAAGCCCGCGCCGTCCGAGGTCCATGCGTACGCTTCGGGCCGTCGCTGCGCACATCGAAGCAAGTCGGTCTTGCCGTCGCCGTTCCAGTCGCCGCCGACCAGCTCGCCGAAGAAGCCCGCGACTTTGACGTCCACCCGAGAAATCCGCCGCCCATCGGCCACACCAAAGTTGACCGAGACCGTGCCCCCTTGGAGCTGCGCCAAGTCGCTGAGGCCGTCGCCGTTGAAGTCGCCGCTGATGGCCGTGCTCAAGAGACCCGTGACGTTCAGCGCCGTCTCGAGCGGCATATCGCCCACAACGAGTGCTGCTCCGTCCACTCGAAGCGCGTCGGCGGCAAGCACGTCGTCTGACCTGCGTTCCGGGAGCTTCGCTCCGCTGCGCACTCTTGTGCCGACACGAGGCGCGCACGCAGCCGCGTTGGCCCATCGCGCCGTATTCGAAGTTGACACGCTATGAAACTCTGTACCCCCCTCAAACGACGCGATCGATTGAAGAAGCTGCGTCGTCGTCACCGTCTTGCGCCAGCCACGTACGCGGCCGTGGTCTTCTCGCCGTCGGTAGCGAAACTCCACCTTCGACGTCGGCGCGATGCCCGCCGCGAGGTTCTCCGTGTACTCTCGATCGTCGTCGGCCAGTAGTCGCCGTTGGCCAAGTCTTGCGCGTAGCTGTGCCCGATCGCGTTGCCGAAGCGATCGCTCGAGCCTGTGAGAGTGCCCAGCCGCGCATCTTCAGACGGTCCGCGACGCCTACGCCCTTGCCCCCACCGATGCGCGCGTCCGACGTCGTGCCGTACTCGAGCTTCTGCCCGCTCCATCGTCTCGACGGTGACCCTCTCGCCGACCTGCCGAATGCGCGAGAACGACTCCCGCGCCGTGCAGTATTCAGCGCCGTCCACGTTGTACCGGCCGTTGACGCCTACGAGCCGCTGCCCGTCGAGGCTTGGCCGATCGCTGCTCGTAAAGGTGACGTCGGCGCCCACGCCGTCCTCCGCCCCCGTGCGCGGGCACGGCGCGATGACCGATAGGCCCGACAGCAGAAGCCTGGCCGAGAAT
It includes:
- a CDS encoding VCBS repeat-containing protein — protein: MDGAALVVGDMPLETALNVTGLLSTAISGDFNGDGLSDLAQLQGGTVSVNFGVADGRRISRVDVKVAGFFGELVGGDWNGDGKTDLLRCAQRRPEAYAWTSDGAGFTTSLFANGISDTKRLRVADFNGDGRIDLFRLTMKRLLHFHLSEGDDARPVSPPTGLGSRQPAPRAIWMATGARILPHERAVTFWVHRAFNEVSGGDGCLRSASMASRCRGDHGEWPPTPLPAFTTELWGTDDEGRRRRGAHGRRQWRWCAPIWCSSRGAARRRCTWVPGGRFLRRAWGGGTTRRRSSPDLDSDGWSDPSIRRDGDAARRFALER